TCAACAAGGATCTGATCGCCAATTGCAAGGTTCGTTGTTCCTGCAACAGTGAACTTGGATCCAACTGCCTGGTCTCCCGGGTTATTGATTCTGATCCACGGTGCTGCAACGGTGAACGTGAGCTTGGTGTAGATATCATCGATGTTTGCATCATCGATCATCTTGGTCAGAGCATCTGCTGCCTGAGATCCCTGGAGCTTGTTGTTGCCCCAGACCACGAAGGATGCCTGCTGGGATCCGCCGGTGGTGGCGTTCTGAATCTTGAAGTACTGGTAGTCTCCATTCTGCTCCTTTACGAGCACTGCGTCAAAGACGCCGTTGTACATCGGGTGCTGAACGACGACGAAGTACTGGTTGGAGGACATTGAGCTGCTGATGTCAATCTTCTTTTCGTAGCTGCCATCATCTTCAACAGTGATGGAGTGGTCTTCGAAGAAGTTCGGGCCGAAGATGTAGAGCATCAGGTTGTTCGGTTTGCCTTCTGCGGTTCCGCGAACGTAGAGCTTGTCGCCCTGTGCGATGACGGTTCCGGACGGAACTGCAGACAGGAACGGCTGTTTCAGGTTAACGGAGATGGTTGCATACTCAGAGTCGGACAGTTTAACTGCTTCCTGACCGGATGCAGTCATTGTCTGTGGGCTGGATGACTTTCCGTTGGTAAGTCTGCTGGTTGCATAGATAGTGTATGCACCAGTGTCGAGTGCGATATTCGAGGTATCCCACTTGTACTCCCAGGTGTTGTCAGTCTTGACAGCTACCGGGTTGGTTGCATTGTATGCAGGAACCTTGGTCGGCAGATCCTTCAGGACGATACCGTTCTCAAGGAGGTTCTGTCCGGTAAGGAACAGGAAGACGTTGCTGCTGTCGGTGTTGGTACCGGTGAGTTTAATCTCGTCACCGATGTAGTAGGAACCGTCGCCGGATGCGGTGATGGTTACTGCTCCCTTCTCAACCTTGACTTTGACTTTGTCGTAGTCAGAGGTGTCGAGGATTGCGTCACCAGTGGTTGCATCGTATGCCACAAGTCCGTTGACTTTGACGGTGTAGGTCTTGTCTTCGGTGTTTGCTGCAGTGTTGTACTGGATAGTACGCTTACCGCTTGCATCGGTCTGGAAGAATCCTCCACCGATGATAGCAACGGCGCTAGCGGAGTTGGTGTTGTCGGTCGTGAAGTTACCCTTGAATCCATTCTGTGAAGGCTGGAGAGTCGGGTTTACTTCAGTAGAGATTGCGTTCTCAAGGTAAACTGCATAGACAGTCTGTGCTTTGCCAGTGATGGTGACCGTGAACGGGTTGCTGCGGACAACGGAGTCCTTAGCTGCCGTGATGGTCAGCGTGCTGCTCTGCAGGGTGAAAGAGATCGTGTTGGATTTCTTTGCATAGTCCTTGAATGCAGTTGGGGTCACATACTCAGCCTGTGCGGTGTAGGTACCTGCGGCTGCATCCTGACCAGCTGCAGTGAAACCTGCCATGGTCTGGGACGCAGTCAGAACGACAGAGTTGAAGTTTGCCGTGCCGAATGCAGTGGTCTTACCTGCAACAGGGGTGGTGAACACAATCTTTGCATGGGAAGAGTTGGTCAGATCGGCTGAGTTGTAGAATGCCGGACCGACTTTCGGTGCATTGATCAGGAAGGAGACAACGGTG
This Methanorbis rubei DNA region includes the following protein-coding sequences:
- a CDS encoding MEMAR_RS02690 family S-layer glycoprotein, translating into MKNTKIMAVLVVLLAAALFVGATSAAAPMSIDDFNNLTINITAPTNGTIIPGTPVAVQTSINTPVNFSITNASALLDPTSGEVIVDWGTTNVWNAGAGRFVTFDYSNDVSPGPAYNGHWVDGNDQWQAIAMQGYTAAGTYTISVEVSGDTYALATVYVSATPVPTPTPADLGYVIRPVAAGQDAFVYEHITVAAQTGAPLKLVKFSDGANPSIINQISSDSTGVFYLTEAVVNGQYGTYNLTDTTTGAATATQVSIWYPEISLQAELTTDLTTGVTAGDSIDGQTVNKDTVVSFLINAPKVGPAFYNSADLTNSSHAKIVFTTPVAGKTTAFGTANFNSVVLTASQTMAGFTAAGQDAAAGTYTAQAEYVTPTAFKDYAKKSNTISFTLQSSTLTITAAKDSVVRSNPFTVTITGKAQTVYAVYLENAISTEVNPTLQPSQNGFKGNFTTDNTNSASAVAIIGGGFFQTDASGKRTIQYNTAANTEDKTYTVKVNGLVAYDATTGDAILDTSDYDKVKVKVEKGAVTITASGDGSYYIGDEIKLTGTNTDSSNVFLFLTGQNLLENGIVLKDLPTKVPAYNATNPVAVKTDNTWEYKWDTSNIALDTGAYTIYATSRLTNGKSSSPQTMTASGQEAVKLSDSEYATISVNLKQPFLSAVPSGTVIAQGDKLYVRGTAEGKPNNLMLYIFGPNFFEDHSITVEDDGSYEKKIDISSSMSSNQYFVVVQHPMYNGVFDAVLVKEQNGDYQYFKIQNATTGGSQQASFVVWGNNKLQGSQAADALTKMIDDANIDDIYTKLTFTVAAPWIRINNPGDQAVGSKFTVAGTTNLAIGDQILVEVMSSSFTAVDKTSTSTTSGVSQTTKVVAGEGADNAWAVDVDTTNWKLDEYTIKVNGIEVDVTSTTNFNLVEKVVTPTPTATGAQPTTTTATATPTATPSTPGFGAFIALAGLGAVALLVLRRN